In Erythrobacter litoralis HTCC2594, a single genomic region encodes these proteins:
- a CDS encoding class I SAM-dependent methyltransferase has product MGLGSWWDRHGVPRVIKFACGMPAIMKLRSRVIPMATGDVFELGCGGGINQQFYNAAAIDSYAGIDPGGKLLEYARAEAEKKGWKADIRDGIGEEIPFADNSFDTVVCTYTMCSVQDQPQVVKEMRRILRPGGRLLFLEHGRAPDADVARFQDRLEPWWKPFAGGCHLTRPVTEAVRAGGFDVEPMGAAYLPKTPKSIGWNEWGIGRKVGA; this is encoded by the coding sequence ATGGGACTGGGCAGTTGGTGGGACCGGCACGGCGTGCCGCGCGTGATCAAGTTCGCCTGCGGCATGCCGGCGATCATGAAGCTGCGCAGCCGGGTCATACCCATGGCGACGGGCGACGTTTTCGAACTCGGCTGCGGCGGAGGGATAAACCAGCAATTCTACAACGCCGCTGCGATCGACAGCTATGCCGGGATCGATCCCGGCGGGAAGCTGCTGGAATATGCGCGCGCCGAGGCGGAGAAGAAAGGCTGGAAAGCCGATATCCGCGACGGGATCGGGGAGGAGATTCCCTTTGCAGACAACAGCTTCGACACGGTCGTCTGCACCTATACCATGTGCTCGGTTCAGGACCAGCCGCAGGTGGTGAAGGAGATGCGCCGCATCCTGAGGCCGGGCGGTCGTTTGCTGTTTTTGGAACACGGGCGCGCGCCGGATGCCGATGTCGCGCGGTTCCAGGATCGGCTCGAGCCATGGTGGAAGCCGTTCGCGGGGGGATGCCACCTGACCCGGCCCGTGACCGAGGCTGTGCGGGCAGGGGGCTTCGACGTCGAGCCTATGGGGGCCGCCTATCTGCCGAAGACGCCCAAGTCGATCGGCTGGAACGAATGGGGTATCGGGCGAAAAGTGGGCGCGTGA
- a CDS encoding Rne/Rng family ribonuclease has product MATRMLIDARHTEETRVAVLKGNRIEEFDFESAEHKQIKGNIYLAKVTRVEPSLQAAFVDFGGNRHGFLAFSEIHPDYYQIPQADREKLLAEEAEAAEEEARLRAEEEDRGEMPGDEYDAEDESSGALAEDLAEDGLEEIDTSEKDKVATIEEGQLDSDDDDDDDSDDDDSDDDDDDDNNGDNGKSRGRRGRGRGRGRHQGKGKGRGGKSRAKEVDAVRAKRQALRRRYKIQDVIQRRQVMLVQVVKEERGNKGAALTTYLSLAGRYTVLMPNSSHGGGISRKISSASDRKRLKQVVSDLSLPKQMGLIVRTAGLSRTKTEIKRDFDYLARLWDEIREKTLSSSAPSLIHSDSDLIKRAIRDIYNREIEEVVVEGEEGYKLAKSFMKLLMPSHARRVKAYSDPVPLFQRYGAEDQLRAMYDPVVQLKSGGYLVINPTEALVSIDINSGRSTKEHGIEQTATATNIEAAKEIARQLRLRDMAGLIVIDFIDMEYNSNVRKVERAMKDALKNDRARIQVGRISGFGLMEMSRQRLRTGVLEATTRDCPHCDGTGLVRTASSAGLSALRLIEDEAAKGKGTVISLKASTEAAVYLLNSKRADLQEIEDRYNVTVEVVPEGEDEGAKMSVGSSGPRPSEAPKFEPIVDDDDDEEEIEDDASDDDDEDDDGQPRKRRRRRRGGRGRNKNKQNDRSDGDDDDSDEDDSDDSETSDDDDDGKPKKRRRRGGRRRGGRGRNKGDADSDSKDDESPLEEVSEQVKEDMPVVAGPDGSPETAEAAAEEEKPKKRRAPRKKKADEDTKAQASADDKSEEKPKRRPRKKKVDEAAEKADDKASEKAAKKETEAKPKPKRATRSKKPAAGNDEGEASKTGKGDAAAKPEAETDKGAGGKAANEKTDGDGKPRRGWWQRTFGDE; this is encoded by the coding sequence ATGGCAACGCGCATGCTTATCGATGCGCGCCACACGGAAGAAACCCGGGTGGCGGTGCTCAAAGGCAACCGGATTGAGGAATTCGATTTCGAGTCTGCTGAACACAAGCAGATCAAAGGCAATATCTACCTGGCCAAAGTCACGAGGGTCGAACCGTCGCTGCAGGCGGCGTTCGTAGATTTCGGAGGCAACCGTCACGGTTTCCTCGCCTTTAGCGAAATCCATCCCGACTATTACCAGATCCCGCAGGCGGACCGCGAGAAGCTGCTCGCGGAAGAGGCCGAAGCCGCCGAGGAAGAGGCGCGTCTGCGCGCCGAGGAAGAAGATCGCGGCGAAATGCCGGGCGACGAATACGACGCCGAGGACGAAAGCTCCGGAGCGCTCGCCGAAGATCTGGCCGAAGACGGCCTGGAGGAAATCGACACGTCCGAGAAGGACAAGGTTGCGACGATCGAGGAAGGCCAGCTCGACAGCGACGATGATGACGACGACGATTCGGACGATGACGATTCCGACGACGACGATGACGACGACAATAACGGCGACAACGGCAAGTCCAGGGGACGCCGCGGACGTGGTCGTGGCCGCGGTCGGCACCAGGGCAAAGGGAAGGGTCGCGGTGGCAAGTCCCGGGCCAAGGAAGTCGATGCAGTTCGCGCCAAGCGCCAGGCGCTGCGTCGCCGGTACAAGATCCAGGACGTTATCCAGCGCCGCCAGGTGATGTTGGTGCAGGTCGTCAAGGAAGAGCGCGGCAACAAGGGCGCGGCGCTGACGACCTATCTCAGCCTTGCCGGTCGCTACACCGTCCTTATGCCCAATTCGTCGCACGGCGGCGGGATCAGCCGCAAGATTTCGAGCGCCAGCGATCGCAAGCGGTTGAAGCAGGTCGTCTCCGACCTGAGCCTGCCCAAGCAGATGGGCCTGATCGTCCGCACCGCCGGCCTCAGCCGCACCAAGACGGAAATCAAGCGCGACTTCGACTACCTCGCGCGTCTTTGGGACGAGATCCGCGAGAAGACGCTGTCTTCGAGCGCGCCGAGCCTGATCCATTCGGACAGCGACCTCATCAAGCGCGCGATCCGCGATATCTACAATCGCGAGATCGAGGAAGTCGTGGTCGAGGGCGAGGAAGGCTACAAGCTCGCCAAGAGCTTCATGAAGCTGCTGATGCCGAGCCATGCGCGGCGGGTGAAAGCCTATTCCGACCCGGTGCCGCTGTTCCAGCGCTACGGTGCGGAGGACCAGCTGCGCGCCATGTACGATCCGGTCGTGCAGCTCAAATCGGGCGGCTACCTGGTCATCAACCCGACCGAGGCACTTGTTTCGATCGACATCAACTCGGGCCGTTCCACCAAGGAGCACGGGATCGAGCAGACCGCGACAGCGACCAATATCGAAGCGGCCAAGGAAATCGCCCGTCAGCTGCGCCTGCGCGACATGGCCGGGCTCATCGTGATCGACTTCATCGACATGGAATACAATTCCAATGTCCGGAAGGTCGAGCGCGCGATGAAGGACGCGCTCAAGAACGATCGGGCGCGCATCCAAGTCGGCCGCATCTCCGGCTTCGGCCTGATGGAAATGAGCCGCCAGCGCCTGCGTACCGGGGTTCTGGAAGCGACCACCCGCGATTGCCCGCATTGCGACGGCACCGGTCTCGTCCGCACCGCGTCCAGCGCGGGTCTCTCGGCGTTGCGCCTGATCGAGGACGAAGCAGCCAAGGGCAAGGGCACGGTCATCTCGCTCAAGGCGAGTACGGAAGCGGCAGTGTATTTGCTCAATTCCAAGCGCGCCGACCTTCAGGAGATCGAAGACCGCTACAACGTGACGGTCGAAGTGGTCCCCGAAGGCGAGGACGAAGGCGCCAAGATGAGCGTCGGCAGTTCCGGTCCGCGCCCGTCGGAAGCTCCCAAGTTCGAGCCGATCGTCGATGATGACGACGACGAGGAAGAGATCGAAGACGACGCGTCGGACGATGATGACGAGGACGATGACGGCCAGCCAAGGAAGCGTCGCCGCCGCCGTCGCGGCGGGCGTGGTCGCAACAAGAACAAGCAGAACGACCGTTCCGACGGAGATGACGACGATTCCGACGAGGACGATTCAGACGACAGTGAAACGTCCGACGACGACGATGACGGAAAGCCCAAGAAGCGTCGCCGCCGTGGCGGTCGCCGTCGTGGCGGACGTGGACGCAACAAGGGCGATGCCGACAGCGATTCGAAAGACGATGAAAGCCCGCTCGAAGAGGTGTCCGAACAAGTGAAGGAAGACATGCCCGTCGTTGCCGGTCCAGACGGTTCGCCGGAAACCGCCGAGGCCGCTGCCGAAGAAGAAAAGCCGAAGAAGCGTCGCGCGCCTCGCAAGAAGAAGGCGGACGAAGACACCAAGGCCCAGGCATCCGCCGACGACAAGTCCGAAGAAAAGCCCAAGCGCCGCCCGCGCAAGAAGAAGGTCGACGAGGCTGCGGAAAAGGCAGACGACAAGGCTTCGGAAAAGGCTGCCAAAAAGGAAACCGAGGCCAAGCCCAAGCCGAAACGGGCCACCCGCAGCAAGAAGCCTGCGGCCGGCAACGACGAAGGCGAGGCATCGAAGACCGGGAAAGGCGACGCTGCTGCGAAACCTGAAGCGGAAACGGACAAGGGAGCCGGCGGCAAGGCTGCGAACGAAAAAACCGATGGCGATGGGAAACCCCGCCGCGGCTGGTGGCAGCGCACCTTCGGTGACGAATAA
- a CDS encoding D-alanine--D-alanine ligase family protein, with translation MIGIQPLRIPAEAKERVRLLFMAKHALWGGGMHPEDGNHAIYHHEVRSTLEGMGLNLALADTYRVLFDTPDADFVFPLLNRGGFVNSEMLIPTLCNMHRIPYLGAMPFLRGLGDDKSVSKLVSTHAGVPTADWFCFRRGAPVEEASLPAAPDGRWVIKPNASSASWGISDAFDFQGVANAIANIHGQGHDAIVEPYLDGYDVQCAFITIDGEARALPMLWYEREDTQKLWTYYEKRDLVQNTEKAALKTFDNPDFAPLITDMARKVARELLPFDYGRIEFRVDLEKGDINFIEINLNCNLWSEKVMAKAAKFAGFSHADLLETLLAESWRRNGLIA, from the coding sequence ATGATCGGTATCCAACCCCTCCGCATCCCGGCGGAGGCCAAGGAGCGGGTGCGCCTGCTCTTCATGGCCAAACATGCCTTGTGGGGTGGCGGTATGCACCCCGAAGACGGCAACCACGCCATCTACCACCACGAGGTGCGCAGCACGCTGGAAGGCATGGGCCTCAATCTCGCGCTGGCCGACACTTACCGGGTGCTGTTCGATACGCCCGACGCCGACTTCGTATTCCCTTTGCTCAATCGCGGCGGGTTCGTGAACAGCGAGATGCTGATCCCGACGCTTTGCAACATGCACCGCATCCCCTATCTCGGCGCCATGCCGTTCCTGCGCGGCCTCGGCGACGACAAGTCCGTCTCCAAGCTCGTGAGTACCCATGCCGGCGTGCCTACGGCGGACTGGTTCTGCTTCCGCCGCGGCGCGCCCGTCGAGGAAGCGAGCCTGCCCGCTGCCCCCGACGGACGCTGGGTCATCAAGCCCAACGCCTCCTCGGCCAGCTGGGGCATCTCCGACGCTTTCGATTTCCAGGGCGTCGCTAACGCCATCGCCAACATTCACGGACAGGGGCACGATGCCATCGTCGAACCCTATCTCGACGGCTACGACGTGCAGTGCGCCTTCATCACCATCGATGGCGAAGCGCGGGCCCTGCCCATGCTGTGGTACGAGCGCGAAGACACGCAGAAACTGTGGACCTATTACGAGAAACGCGACCTCGTCCAGAACACCGAGAAAGCCGCGCTCAAGACCTTCGATAACCCGGACTTCGCACCGCTCATTACCGATATGGCGCGGAAGGTCGCGCGCGAATTACTGCCTTTCGACTATGGCCGCATCGAATTCCGTGTCGATCTCGAAAAAGGCGACATCAATTTTATTGAGATCAATCTCAACTGCAATCTGTGGTCGGAGAAGGTGATGGCGAAGGCAGCGAAGTTCGCCGGTTTCAGCCACGCGGACCTGCTGGAAACGCTGCTCGCGGAAAGCTGGCGTCGCAACGGGCTGATTGCCTGA